In Setaria viridis chromosome 5, Setaria_viridis_v4.0, whole genome shotgun sequence, the genomic stretch GAAAAAAGGAGTGTTGCTTTTCTCATAGTACTACTCGGTTTTACTTAGCATGCCGCAGTTGGTGATGACGACCTTGGTGTAAGGACGGTTGAATCCTCTCTCTGCAACCACTGCTCTCTTGTCACCAATCAGCTTGGCCACTCTGCAACACATGAACAGACAGATGTGGTTAACACTAACTAGCTACATCCATCCAGGAGTAAAATCGATTCTGATTTCTGACAGGAAAGCGGGCGCAAAGCTGATGATAATCACCTGAAGTATGGCGAGCCGGCGTTGTCCCTGACGGTGGGAACGGCGGCGATCTTGGCCACGACGTCCATGCCGTCCAGCACCCTGCCCACCAGCACCGCCGACGCGTCCagctcgggcgccgccgccgtggtgatCACGAACTCGGTGCCGTTGGGCGCCACCcccacctgctcctcctccacctccagcttCCCGCCCTTGGCCACCAgcttcggcttcggcggcggcaggctcgGGTCCCGCACCACGATCGAtaccgcgcccgccgccccgtgcacggccccgccgccggcgccgcaccgCGCGCGCAGGgcgtccgcctccgccgccagccgGTCCGTCACCGCCGGCACGGCCGGGTACGACACCACGCCGCCGTGCTGCACGTAGCCCGGCACGATCTTCACGAACTCCTTGCGCCGGTACCCGACCCCCGTGACGAGGGACAGGAACCGGGacgcgcccgccggcgccgcgtcgcGGAACAGGCCCACCGTGATGCGCCCCGCCGGCTCCCCGCCGATGGACACGTCCAGGAAGGCCGTCGCCGTGACGGGCAACTCCGCGAGGCACGGCCCCGCCGCggtgtcggtggcggcggcggcaccggcaccggcgagCTCTTCGGGCTCGGCTTCCTGCGCCttggacggcgccggcgagacgCTCAGCAGCGCAGGCGCGGCCACGATGgcgatcgccgccgcggcggcgcggcgaccgaGCTTAGGCGGCGGCTGTGGAGGTGAAAGGTGGTGGCGCTGCGTCGGTGCTTGCGTCGGCTTGGCGGTGTTGAGGATTCGCTGCGACATTGTTGCGTTGCTGAGGCTGGCACGGCATGCGGCCGCGCATTTGCAAAAGTGTGGTGACGAGGCCGGAGCGTGGATAAGGTGGCCAATCAGGTTCTTTGCTGGGGGGCTTCGGATTCTCTGCACCTGCTGGTTTGTGGCAGATGCCTGCCATGCCAGTGCCAGCTTCACCAGTTCAGCCAGACGACCTGAATATATCAAACCTGACAACAGAGAGATTCTACTATTATAGGCGCCGTCACACAGCAGCAACCATAATGTTGCAGCAAAGTAATTCACAGCTTATCCATAAACATTGTGCAATCAGTCCATAGCAAAGAAATAGTTGATTCTGGTTGGCCCACTGGACCTTTAACATTGTGGAGAATTTAACAACTAAAGACTACTGACATGGGGCACAATCTATTTGGACCAACTAGTCTAAATACATTGGAGAAACCTTAACATAAGTACTCCATCCATTTCAGATTATACTCCCTCATCCAAAATTGTAGGTAGTTTTGGCATGTATAGATTCATAACTAAGTgtatatctaggtacatagcaaaatctaagAATCTGTaaatatcaaaacgacctacaatttgggacagggagtaattcattttaacttttctatatacatattctttttttcctatgtatctagacataatgttAATCTAGGTACATAGAAAAACTACGTATTTAGAaatcaaaatgatctacaatttggacggagggagtaggatgTATGCAATTTTCTTTTTGACAACAATTTAGCAAATAATATTTTCTTTAAAAATTGACAATAAAAATTGTGGAACAAAAGAGGAGATGCCAGGTTGCCAGCCACCTGAGTGATTTCTATGGTTTAGACTGTTTGGATTTTGTAGGCTAACTCCATCATTAGTTAGCTGGCATGTTTCAATACGGAAGGATAATAAACCTTGGTGCACCGTACATATTTTGAGACCCGACCCCGCTAGGGAATTGATAGGTGCAAAACATCAAAATTGAATCAATTGATGGGCGTGAAGTCGACAAACTGTAGAAACGTGACTTCCCACAATAAAACATTGAACACGGTTTGAGCATTAAAAGctccaaacaaacaaacaataaGTTTTGAATTTTTACAAAAATGGAAAGGTGCAAATACATATAAGAATAAGGGTTGCACGATCGGTCAATGTCACTATATAGAACTAAAACTTATACTAATTCCATGAGCAAAACATTATTTAATATGGGTGTCTAGCTATCATAATTCTTTTCCCAGATAGGCTTTCATGGGGCAACCCTTGCTAGGACCTATTTTCCACTTCATTTCGTTTCTCTTCCATTACTTTGCCAATATCCACACAACTCCTATCTTAAGCATTTTCACCGAGATCCTTCCATAAAACATAGAAGGAAGACATGCTATGCTTGCCATTACTTGGGCACTGCCACGACATCTGAGACCGCACGTATGCTTACTCATCTATCAAAAATCAATATATCCATCTTATACTAGTTTAGTAGTTTAGAAGGTTATACGCCGAGGGTTTGAATTTCGAGTTGGAAGTGAAAAGTGTTTAGTTGAAAGAGGAATCTTTTGTGTTGaatttttgttttcaaaattcTGGTATGCGCAAGTTGAAAAGATTAATTCATTCAAAGTCCCGAGCATAGACCTTGGAAGGTTCGACTGTGTACCTCGTAGAAAGGAAACATAAAGTGAAATTCGGTCTCAACATTCAAAATGTGACTTTGACACCAGGGAAAATCCTTCAATTCTGCTTCCGGGCTTGTTCGCGCAGTGGATCGGATCAGCATCTTGGGCATAAGAAATTCCCAACCTGGGCCCCTAATCCGGTCGGACGCAAGCAAACCGCCCCCTTCACCACTCCACATCACCACCTCGCCCAGGCCATATCCACCCGAGAGCCCGTTTAATAGAGAGCAGCGAGGAGAGCGAGCGCACCAACGGGATCTGCCCTGCCgccttgctagggtttcgtcTCCTGCCCTCTTCCCCTCTCGTCCCCGCCTCGCATCCCTAGCCCTAGCCTCGCCGCGCCCCGGGGTCCCgcgggcggccatggcggcggaagcgccaccgtcggcggcgccgtcctcctcctcctccgcgccggccccgcgcccgccggccgcggcagggtccggctccggcggcggcgcggccgcgtcCCCGGAGTCGTACATCGGGAGCCTCATCAGCCTGACCTCCAAGAGCGAGATCAGGTACGAGGGCGTCCTCTACAACATCAACACCGAGGAGTCCAGCATCGGCCTGCGCAATGGTAATTGGCCTTCCTACCCGAGCGCCCTCACTCCGCCACCCCGCTGCTGTCCCTTTCCTCAGATGCGCTTGTTTTAGCCCTAGATTTGGTAGTCCCTCGTGCGCCCGGCGTGGCGAATCCAAGCCCCTTAACTAGTTATTATGTGCTGAGGATTGTGGGGAATTCGAAGTTTTCGAATGCTGTATGTTTGGCATAACTATGTTTGCCCCACCTTACTAATCCCC encodes the following:
- the LOC117858583 gene encoding peptidyl-prolyl cis-trans isomerase CYP26-2, chloroplastic, whose protein sequence is MSQRILNTAKPTQAPTQRHHLSPPQPPPKLGRRAAAAAIAIVAAPALLSVSPAPSKAQEAEPEELAGAGAAAATDTAAGPCLAELPVTATAFLDVSIGGEPAGRITVGLFRDAAPAGASRFLSLVTGVGYRRKEFVKIVPGYVQHGGVVSYPAVPAVTDRLAAEADALRARCGAGGGAVHGAAGAVSIVVRDPSLPPPKPKLVAKGGKLEVEEEQVGVAPNGTEFVITTAAAPELDASAVLVGRVLDGMDVVAKIAAVPTVRDNAGSPYFRVAKLIGDKRAVVAERGFNRPYTKVVITNCGMLSKTE